Proteins encoded by one window of Lathyrus oleraceus cultivar Zhongwan6 chromosome 1, CAAS_Psat_ZW6_1.0, whole genome shotgun sequence:
- the LOC127079501 gene encoding uncharacterized protein LOC127079501, which yields MAWSSTRMKWVFMLVPLFLLHLAFSTTAEDGLVPNGDFEASPSNGFPNEAIVEGPSEVPSWKSNGTVELVESGQKQGGMILIVPQGRHAVRIGNDAEISQELPVEKGSIYSVTFCAARTCAQFESINVSVSSASQTIDLQTLYNVQGWNPYAVSFNADEDSFKLVFKNPGMEDDPTCGPIIDNIAIKKLFTPDKPKDNAVINGDFEEGPWMFRNTSMGVLLPTNLDEETSSLPGWIVESNRAVRYIDSDHYAVPQGRRAIELLSGKEGIISQMVETKPEKAYTLTFSLGHADDKCKEPLAVMAFAGDQTQNIHYTPNSNSTFQVSNLNFTAKADMTRIAFYSVYYNTRSDDMSSLCGPVVDDVRVWFSRSNGLRGLGFVRLGLGILGLVLVLV from the exons ATGGCTTGGAGCTCCACAAGAATGAAATGGGTCTTCATGTTGGTGCCTCTGTTCTTACTCCATCTGGCTTTCTCAACAACCGCAGAAGATG GTTTAGTACCAAATGGAGATTTTGAGGCAAGTCCATCCAACGGCTTTCCTAACGAAGCAATAGTAGAGGGACCCAGTGAAGTCCCGAGCTGGAAATCAAATGGAACCGTTGAGCTAGTCGAATCAGGCCAAAAACAAGGTGGGATGATCCTCATTGTACCACAAGGTAGACACGCGGTAAGAATCGGTAATGACGCTGAAATAAGCCAAGAATTACCTGTGGAAAAAGGCTCGATTTACTCGGTAACATTCTGCGCGGCTCGCACGTGCGCGCAATTTGAATCTATTAACGTGTCAGTGTCGTCCGCATCACAGACGATAGACTTGCAGACACTGTATAATGTTCAAGGTTGGAACCCTTATGCGGTTTCTTTTAATGCGGATGAAGATAGTTTTAAGTTGGTTTTTAAGAATCCTGGTATGGAGGATGATCCTACTTGTGGGCCCATTATTGATAACATTGCTATCAAGAAGCTTTTCACTCCTGACAAGCCCAAAG ATAATGCAGTAATCAATGGTGATTTTGAAGAAGGTCCATGGATGTTTCGAAACACGTCAATGGGAGTGTTACTTCCGACAAACCTAGACGAAGAGACTTCATCGCTTCCTGGTTGGATAGTTGAATCGAACCGAGCCGTTCGTTATATTGATTCTGATCATTATGCGGTTCCGCAAGGGAGGAGAGCCATTGAGCTTCTCTCTGGAAAAGAAGGTATCATATCTCAAATGGTTGAAACCAAACCTGAAAAGGCGTATACCTTAACTTTCTCATTAGGTCATGCTGATGACAAATGCAAAGAGCCTCTTGCTGTTATGGCCTTTGCTGGTGACCAAACTCAGAACATTCATTACACACCAAATTCGAATTCTACTTTTCAAGTTTCTAATCTGAATTTCACTGCCAAAGCTGATATGACTAGAATTGCTTTCTATAGTGTTTACTACAATACTAGAAGTGATGATATGAGCTCTCTTTGTGGGCCTGTTGTGGATGATGTGAGGGTTTGGTTTTCTAGGTCTAACGGGCTTCGTGGGCTGGGCTTTGTAAGACTTGGGCTTGGGATTTTGGGTTTAGTTTTGGTTCTTGTTTAA